One stretch of Haloterrigena salifodinae DNA includes these proteins:
- a CDS encoding tyrosine-type recombinase/integrase, whose product MSEGRQEPNTVEYFLQDIEHHGRNERTAAAYERVLSDYEAFLTERFEKTPPEASYRDCMAWVHELRATHSESTVATYASYLNRFYSYLERVGHTDENPMTVVLEEMNESIESNPTRRDVTLPEMRSFVGEIRHPLHRAIVTTLLKTGIRAGELCNLDLIDLHLDHEAQTWQPRAHIAGRPDSLFIATEHTYGRESGGERRTASNKRKRETVVPIDEELKEVLIRWLAVRPDTPSSAPSAPATGPLFVGTADSWGERLTPDIVHHVVEGYARDRGWYRTGGGAAENVTPHYFRHFFTTHLRDRTGDRGIVQYLRGDVASDVIDTYTHNWGDRVRETYLEHIYSVTP is encoded by the coding sequence ATGAGTGAGGGCCGTCAGGAACCGAACACGGTCGAATACTTCCTGCAGGACATCGAGCACCACGGTCGAAACGAACGGACCGCAGCGGCCTACGAACGGGTCCTCTCGGACTACGAAGCGTTCCTTACCGAGCGGTTCGAGAAGACGCCGCCGGAGGCGAGCTACCGGGACTGCATGGCCTGGGTTCACGAACTCCGAGCCACGCACTCCGAAAGCACCGTCGCGACGTACGCTTCGTATCTCAACCGGTTCTACAGCTACCTCGAGCGGGTCGGACACACCGACGAGAACCCGATGACGGTCGTCTTAGAGGAGATGAACGAGTCGATCGAGTCGAACCCGACCCGACGGGACGTAACGCTGCCCGAGATGCGATCGTTCGTCGGAGAGATTCGCCACCCGCTACATCGGGCTATCGTAACGACGCTGCTGAAGACCGGGATCAGGGCTGGAGAGCTCTGTAACCTGGACCTGATCGACCTCCACCTTGACCACGAGGCCCAGACTTGGCAGCCGCGGGCCCACATCGCCGGCCGCCCGGATTCGCTGTTTATCGCGACCGAACACACCTACGGACGCGAATCCGGCGGCGAACGCCGGACGGCATCGAACAAACGGAAACGCGAGACCGTCGTCCCGATCGACGAAGAATTGAAGGAGGTGTTGATCCGGTGGCTCGCCGTGCGTCCGGATACGCCCTCGAGTGCACCGTCAGCCCCCGCTACGGGGCCGCTGTTCGTCGGCACCGCCGACAGCTGGGGCGAGCGACTCACGCCGGATATCGTCCACCACGTGGTCGAAGGCTATGCGAGGGACCGCGGCTGGTACCGCACCGGCGGCGGCGCCGCGGAGAACGTGACGCCCCACTACTTCCGGCACTTCTTCACGACCCACCTCCGTGATCGGACGGGCGACCGCGGGATCGTCCAGTACCTCCGGGGCGATGTCGCCAGCGACGTGATCGATACCTACACCCATAACTGGGGCGACCGGGTCCGGGAAACCTACCTCGAGCATATCTACTCCGTGACGCCCTGA
- a CDS encoding AAA family ATPase, with the protein MSSTADTDDEVEVSADGLSVRKTFAADEFPVPAIRFEIESEREDQVEFRLSEEIPESFPMDKVGFHPEYHSDDWTAFQDNHVEFTGSLDANEQLVTVYGIRIEDESEAAEFLTKPELVEVSSDAESDSEAEEVDDDVIGNIVSEDRNQPVKDMIAGDSEAVPGLEADDAADAETDDTEADAAEAEEDGADDVEDETPEDDSVDESSGLDLNLDDVDPEPDDSVVDEDDAEDAPDIDLGFGEEEIPGTEETAVDTDDEADEDEGVEIDLGTDETDKSDEGPAADEDDGDADEPEIELDLEAAAAGTDEADDDADAPEIDLGADGADEDTAETDDGAPESAVADTDADASEPNVTDDEGDETDAQTTDEVDDEGDETDAQTTDEVDDEDALEVGSNETDDAATSFKDDEAEASESDAEPAPAPTSTADADDAEPESVAPVEGSIGARLATEIREDELEDDDLAALRSALDLEPSGPEIAKVDHLQSRVEEVLAYADALESFLEENGTGEELIEELQSDLAALEDEFDAMDTRVEDNEGRLDDVETDLDAVSEDVTTVESEVGDLEDDVAAVDGDVDELSTDVTELERDVGTVEADVEDVSDDLDEVADNVGDLEGEVDDLEDDIEDVRAEVTDIQDWRDQLGSMFSE; encoded by the coding sequence ATGAGTAGCACCGCCGACACGGACGACGAAGTCGAAGTCAGCGCCGACGGGTTGTCCGTTCGGAAGACGTTTGCGGCGGACGAGTTTCCCGTCCCTGCCATCCGGTTCGAGATCGAATCGGAGCGCGAGGATCAGGTCGAGTTTCGTCTCTCCGAGGAGATCCCGGAATCGTTCCCGATGGACAAGGTCGGGTTTCACCCCGAGTATCACAGCGACGACTGGACCGCGTTCCAGGACAACCACGTCGAGTTCACCGGCAGCCTCGACGCGAACGAACAGCTCGTAACGGTCTACGGCATCCGAATCGAAGACGAGAGCGAGGCCGCCGAGTTCCTGACGAAGCCGGAACTCGTCGAGGTCAGCTCCGACGCCGAGAGTGACTCCGAGGCCGAGGAAGTCGACGACGACGTCATCGGCAACATCGTCTCCGAAGACCGGAATCAACCCGTCAAGGACATGATCGCCGGCGACTCGGAGGCGGTACCCGGCCTCGAGGCGGACGACGCCGCGGACGCTGAGACCGACGATACCGAGGCCGATGCCGCCGAGGCCGAGGAAGACGGTGCTGACGACGTCGAGGACGAGACCCCCGAAGACGACTCCGTCGACGAGTCGTCCGGCCTCGATCTGAACCTCGACGACGTTGATCCCGAACCCGACGACTCGGTCGTCGATGAGGACGACGCCGAGGACGCGCCGGATATCGACCTCGGCTTCGGGGAAGAGGAGATTCCCGGTACCGAAGAGACGGCTGTGGATACCGACGACGAGGCCGACGAGGACGAGGGCGTCGAAATCGACCTCGGTACCGACGAGACTGACAAGAGCGACGAGGGGCCTGCAGCGGACGAAGACGACGGCGACGCCGACGAACCTGAGATCGAACTCGATCTCGAGGCCGCCGCGGCCGGCACCGATGAGGCGGACGACGATGCCGACGCGCCGGAGATCGACCTCGGAGCCGACGGGGCCGACGAGGACACCGCCGAGACGGATGACGGCGCTCCCGAGTCTGCCGTGGCCGACACGGACGCCGACGCTTCCGAGCCGAACGTGACCGACGACGAGGGCGACGAAACGGACGCCCAGACTACTGACGAGGTCGACGACGAGGGCGACGAAACGGACGCCCAGACTACTGACGAGGTCGACGACGAGGACGCACTCGAGGTGGGGTCGAACGAAACCGACGACGCGGCGACCTCGTTCAAGGACGACGAGGCGGAAGCGAGCGAATCCGACGCCGAGCCGGCCCCCGCACCGACGTCGACAGCGGACGCCGACGACGCGGAACCCGAGTCCGTCGCACCCGTCGAGGGATCGATCGGCGCCCGCCTCGCAACCGAGATTCGCGAGGACGAACTCGAGGACGACGATCTGGCGGCCCTTCGCTCCGCGCTCGACCTCGAGCCGTCGGGCCCGGAGATCGCGAAGGTCGACCATCTCCAGTCGCGCGTCGAGGAGGTTCTCGCCTATGCCGACGCCCTGGAATCGTTCCTCGAGGAGAACGGTACCGGCGAGGAACTCATCGAGGAGCTTCAGTCGGATCTCGCGGCGCTCGAAGACGAGTTCGACGCGATGGATACTCGGGTCGAGGACAACGAGGGACGGCTCGACGACGTCGAGACCGATCTCGACGCGGTCTCCGAGGACGTTACGACTGTCGAGAGCGAGGTTGGTGACCTCGAGGACGACGTTGCGGCCGTCGACGGAGACGTCGACGAGCTCTCGACCGACGTGACCGAACTCGAGAGAGACGTCGGAACAGTCGAAGCGGACGTCGAGGACGTTTCGGACGATCTCGATGAGGTCGCCGACAACGTCGGCGATCTCGAGGGCGAGGTCGACGACCTCGAAGACGACATCGAGGACGTCCGCGCCGAGGTCACGGACATTCAGGACTGGCGCGACCAGCTCGGCTCGATGTTCTCCGAGTAA
- a CDS encoding MBL fold metallo-hydrolase has protein sequence MVQSDWGDWLVRDIEDASPDSVGIWYLGCNGFVLKGREGTTIYIDPYLGLGTPPRTIRMIPVPFDPEDVTEADAVLATHEHSDHVHGESQAPILESTGSPLYAPDDSLAVTREENWTDEWELDDDQFVDVSEGDTIEIGEFTVHVEAAHDPDSTQPVSYVFEHEAGTIFHGGDTKPSDEFERLGEEYDIDLGILAFGTVGMIPDKETGEPKRTRWYNDENQIVEAAEALELDRLLPSHWDMWKRLTSDPKVLHHHAKSFDYPRELEIVEIGDRLDL, from the coding sequence ATGGTCCAAAGCGATTGGGGAGACTGGCTCGTCCGCGACATCGAAGACGCCTCGCCCGATAGCGTCGGGATCTGGTATCTCGGCTGCAACGGCTTCGTCCTCAAGGGACGCGAGGGGACGACGATCTACATCGATCCGTACCTCGGGCTGGGCACGCCGCCGCGGACGATCCGGATGATCCCCGTCCCGTTCGACCCCGAAGACGTCACCGAGGCCGACGCCGTGCTCGCGACCCACGAACACTCCGACCACGTTCACGGCGAGAGCCAGGCGCCGATCCTCGAGTCGACTGGCTCGCCGTTATACGCGCCCGACGACAGCCTCGCGGTGACTCGCGAGGAGAACTGGACCGACGAGTGGGAACTCGACGACGACCAGTTCGTTGACGTGAGCGAGGGCGACACGATCGAGATCGGCGAGTTCACGGTCCACGTCGAGGCGGCCCACGACCCCGACTCGACCCAGCCGGTCAGCTACGTCTTCGAACACGAGGCCGGAACGATCTTCCACGGCGGTGATACGAAGCCGAGCGACGAGTTCGAGCGACTCGGCGAGGAGTATGACATCGACCTCGGGATCCTCGCGTTCGGCACCGTCGGAATGATCCCCGACAAGGAGACCGGCGAGCCCAAGCGGACGCGCTGGTACAACGACGAGAACCAGATCGTCGAGGCCGCCGAGGCGCTCGAACTCGATCGACTGCTGCCGAGTCACTGGGACATGTGGAAGCGACTCACCTCCGACCCGAAAGTCCTCCACCACCACGCCAAGAGCTTCGACTACCCGCGAGAACTGGAGATCGTCGAAATCGGCGATCGGCTCGATCTCTAG
- a CDS encoding DUF7344 domain-containing protein, which produces MSNPGVSSRSISQDEVFDALADGTRREALRIVRERSPDGIAKTDLAYELAAVTDDKPLAEVSEDDHRRARLDCTHRVLPALLEAGVLVETGDDRLVAADHPLFDDAELVALLGRERTDYETDLDGLFAALADARRRTILTVLANQYHPITAETLARDVAAREGGTAEREVSQERVDKVRLSLRHVHLPLLNDAGLIGYDGESETVSYEGHPDLRIEWLEARDDGAGETADDRDADDDRSATDEGVRTLEGRDRIIATGQSLCERADDELFMMFTTTGLLEEGCIRRVEDAIDRGVDVYVGSQDPRVRELVRERAPEATLWEPQLDWLDLPANGESVGRLVFADREAVMLGTFGTPAGGDEYDETAILGEGPGNGLVVLMRQLLGSRLDGRDVTDAADAFEIPL; this is translated from the coding sequence ATGAGTAATCCTGGTGTCAGCAGCCGATCGATATCTCAAGACGAGGTTTTCGACGCGCTTGCGGACGGAACCCGTCGCGAAGCCCTTCGGATCGTCCGCGAGCGATCGCCGGACGGAATCGCGAAAACGGATCTTGCCTACGAGCTTGCGGCGGTAACCGACGATAAACCGCTCGCGGAAGTCTCCGAGGACGACCACCGACGCGCGCGCCTCGACTGTACCCACCGCGTCCTGCCCGCCCTACTCGAGGCCGGCGTCCTCGTCGAGACGGGCGACGACCGACTCGTCGCGGCCGACCACCCGCTGTTCGACGACGCTGAACTCGTGGCCCTCCTCGGGCGCGAAAGGACCGATTACGAGACCGACCTCGACGGGCTGTTCGCCGCGCTCGCCGATGCGCGACGACGGACGATCCTTACCGTGCTGGCCAACCAGTACCACCCGATCACGGCCGAGACGCTCGCTCGGGACGTCGCGGCCCGCGAGGGCGGGACGGCCGAGCGCGAGGTGTCCCAGGAGCGCGTCGACAAGGTTCGACTCTCGCTGCGCCACGTCCACCTCCCGCTGCTGAACGACGCCGGGCTGATCGGCTACGACGGCGAGAGCGAGACCGTCTCCTACGAGGGCCACCCGGACCTCCGCATCGAGTGGCTCGAGGCCCGAGACGACGGCGCCGGCGAGACTGCGGACGACCGCGACGCCGATGACGACCGATCGGCGACCGACGAGGGCGTTCGCACGCTCGAAGGTCGCGATCGGATCATCGCGACCGGCCAGTCGCTGTGCGAGCGGGCCGACGACGAACTGTTCATGATGTTCACGACGACGGGGCTGCTCGAAGAGGGCTGCATCCGTCGGGTCGAGGACGCGATCGACCGGGGCGTCGACGTCTACGTCGGCTCGCAAGACCCGCGCGTGCGCGAACTCGTTCGCGAACGGGCGCCGGAGGCGACCCTCTGGGAACCCCAGCTCGACTGGCTCGACCTGCCGGCGAACGGCGAATCGGTCGGTCGGCTCGTGTTCGCCGATCGCGAGGCGGTGATGCTCGGAACCTTCGGAACGCCGGCCGGCGGCGACGAGTACGACGAGACGGCGATCCTCGGCGAGGGGCCGGGGAACGGGCTCGTCGTGCTCATGCGACAGCTGCTGGGCTCGCGACTCGACGGCCGGGACGTGACCGACGCGGCCGACGCGTTCGAGATTCCGCTGTAG